One Cryptosporidium parvum Iowa II chromosome 5, whole genome shotgun sequence DNA segment encodes these proteins:
- a CDS encoding conserved protein having 3 transmembrane domains and possible ER retention motif; possible ER protein: MKMAEQVDQELMYTKFVRFLLGSKTGVRTKGAIEVGRRAVDYFRGIEFIRWMRKNEDHIKESYPEVVKNISFESINDLNQVGTELIRRSFIVRAEYKPVGTNTGDLKIPKWPKRLCVTSNQNFDEHSFYIITFDSNKTMSNILMISILVSVVALFMFPAWPLAIKISVWYISVVFLSAMLIVFFGRLIVFAFLWFFGFDFWILPNLFDEDTGVIDSFKPLYSIIRRGDDWFMLSIRVFCAIFLAGAIYQLSKTHTASDVGQFARQSFLDVLDWGHRKISPPEDFTPTLHNSNMGSNEHIGERNLSNEEHICITRCLRFESKDAILDECATDCHCLSELLSLPCLKSRSICPSEFEEELNNAMAKNCQSNQEKNEL, from the coding sequence atgaaaatggcAGAGCAAGTTGATCAAGAATTAATGTACACAAAATTTGTAAGATTTTTATTAGGCTCAAAGACCGGTGTACGAACTAAAGGCGCAATAGAAGTTGGGAGAAGAGCAGTTGATTATTTTCGTGGTATTGAGTTTATCAGGTGGATgagaaaaaatgaagatcatattaaagaaagttATCCAGAAGTTGTCAAAAATATCTCTTTCGAATCTATTAATGATTTGAATCAAGTTGGAACCGAGTTGATTAGGCGTTCATTTATCGTCAGGGCGGAATATAAACCGGTTGGAACCAACACTGGTGATTTGAAAATTCCTAAGTGGCCAAAGAGACTTTGCGTAACAAGCaatcaaaattttgatgaaCACTCATTCTACATTATTACTTTCGATAGTAACAAAACAAtgtcaaatattttaatgataTCAATTTTGGTTTCAGTTGTCGCGTTATTCATGTTCCCTGCTTGGCCTTTGGCAATAAAAATATCGGTTTGGTACATTTCCGTTGTATTTTTATCGGCGATGTTAATTGTCTTTTTTGGAAGATTGATAGTGTTCGCTTTTCTATGGTTCTTTGGCTTTGACTTTTGGATCCTTcctaatttatttgatgaagATACCGGAGTAATTGATTCGTTTAAACCACTCTATTCTATAATCAGAAGAGGAGACGATTGGTTTATGCTGTCTATACGAGTGTTCTGTGCAATATTTCTTGCAGGGGCAATTTATCAGTTAAGTAAGACTCACACAGCATCAGATGTAGGACAATTCGCAAGACAATCATTTTTGGATGTGTTGGATTGGGGACATAGAAAGATCTCTCCTCCGGAAGATTTTACACCTACGTTACATAACTCAAACATGGGAAGTAATGAACACATTGGAGAAAGAAATCTTTCTAATGAGGAGCACATTTGTATTACGAGATGTTTGAGGTTTGAATCTAAGGATGCAATATTAGATGAATGCGCAACAGATTGTCACTGCTTAAGCGAATTACTAAGTCTACCATGTCTAAAGTCTAGATCAATTTGTCCTTCTGAATTCGAAGAAGAGCTTAATAATGCAATGGCAAAAAACTGTCAAAgtaatcaagaaaaaaatgagttaTAA
- a CDS encoding tfc4p like TFIIIC subunit; TPR repeat containing basal transcription factor — protein sequence MNTIHPTTSSLSNEIGDDEQNILELPYMGELLKFGDSGLKNGQSSNILSQFFDNFSEDESDSENMLSLEFSTSKYSNERKRRRDLSHRKKTKSQQNVSTEIEKLLQRANDAYLEKKFILAIEILEEIVVKAPGLHDPFHMLGLIYEQELDDKEKAIGFYLVAAHLVSTDFFLWRRIGQMSAEIQDWNRAIYCYSKCIKNIEYSENLGGQESAAQLEDEIRFELSSAYYSVNDINRCIQQLKILFWRHPGDPLLGKELARCYHKIGKLSLAAEILESCIEYCDDINIVNMLCEVYIDLKLYQKCVDLIHNYFGKMNTQSNDFNSIFNQLTQHNTNEIIDNQFLKNVPIDIATKYAVANLNFGNYIPALQVSKIINEYNSLEDFIDLHLTLGDAYFQIGKYENANIHFVTVYNSKSFESNVPFNIKYAYSLHKLNLNEDAASVLKKLLEKNKDVSGDFNISRAKTLLASIYSKMGYDSLSEELIYTMKYDEIIQSKDISIPIPQEMRITIVLDLFSDMKKEIAKTTNNIEVQPYLETAITTNIYFEPDNISIYLFADRFANVINEFIIDIKRINQLIYSRKYNENNKKNSLECIEKDISSTSNYSKNSNETSTLNTSKRLQRANIQLAKVRNELGLITLEGILASENEFWHFLSLGAIFLKYSKKNSIAVELFEKLLNNLKFLCPEMNGDSLNRGKHSLQKLLLTFSFEGGIWRVLLGLLREEFNKKSNKKSVCKVLGSLILMPNLFASKLNKLNNHFILEKETIGETRSWIQRQILNSRDNLELQIITAHLYVFSNRLNQASSEYLKIHRLIPFDDLISLCLGVSLVGVATSKESKNRIFAIIKGFSFIMRYSKGRQSIYINDEIYKAECLYNLARAFHQINLKTNAINCYIKCINSLSSITDVRSYDFIKLKKMACYNLSLLSKADIFGGILW from the coding sequence ATGAATACAATTCATCCAACTACATCTTCACTTAGCAATGAAATTGGCGATGATgaacaaaatatattagagCTGCCATACATGggtgaattattaaaatttggtGATTCTGGGCTTAAAAATGGTCAAagttcaaatattttaagccaattttttgataatttttcGGAAGACGAATCTGATTCTGAGAACATGCTTTCACTTGAATTTAGCACTTCgaaatattcaaatgaaaggaaaagaagaagagacTTAAGCCATCGAAAAAAAACTAAGTCACAACAAAATGTTTCAACTGAAATCGAGAAATTGTTGCAACGAGCTAATGATGcttatttagaaaaaaaattcatctTAGCAATCGAAATACTCGAAGAAATCGTTGTCAAAGCTCCAGGATTACATGACCCTTTCCATATGCTGGGTCTTATATATGAACAAGAACTAgatgataaagaaaaggCAATTGGATTTTACTTAGTTGCTGCTCACCTAGTAAGCAccgatttttttttatggAGAAGAATAGGACAAATGAGTGCTGAAATTCAAGATTGGAACAGAGCAATATACTGTTACTCtaaatgtattaaaaaCATAGAATACTCTGAGAATTTAGGTGGGCAAGAATCGGCTGCACAATTAGAAGATGAAATACGGTTTGAACTTAGTAGTGCATATTATTCAGtaaatgatattaataggTGTATACAACAgctaaaaatattattttggaGGCACCCTGGCGACCCACTCTTGGGGAAAGAGCTTGCTAGATGCTATCATAAAATTGGAAAGTTGAGCTTAGCAGCGGAAATTCTTGAAAGCTGTATAGAGTATTGTGATGACATAAATATCGTTAATATGTTATGCGAAGTTTATAttgatttgaaattatacCAGAAGTGTGTTGATCTAAttcataattattttggaaaaatGAATACTCAATcaaatgattttaattcGATATTTAATCAACTAACTCAACATAATactaatgaaataattgataatcaatttttgaaaaacgTTCCAATTGATATTGCAACCAAATATGCAGTGGCAAATCTTAATTTTGGAAATTACATTCCCGCACTCCAAGTTtctaaaattataaatgaatataacAGCTTAGAagattttattgatttacATTTGACATTAGGAGATgcatattttcaaattggtaaatatgaaaatgcAAATATCCATTTTGTAACTgtatataattcaaaatcattCGAATCTAATGTtccttttaatattaaatatgcTTATTCGCTTCATAAACTCaatttaaatgaagatGCTGCATCAGtacttaaaaaattattggagaaaaataaagatgTTTCTGGtgattttaatatttccagAGCGAAAACGCTTTTAGCCTCCATATATTCGAAAATGGGTTACGATAGTCTAAGCGAAGAGTTGATCTACACAATGAAATACGATGAAATAATACAGTCTAAAGATATATCAATTCCAATTCCGCAAGAAATGAGAATAACAATCGttcttgatttattttctgacatgaaaaaagaaatcgCAAAAActacaaataatattgaagttCAACCATATTTGGAGACTGCAATTACCACAAATATATACTTTGAACCTGATAACAtttctatttatttatttgcaGATCGATTTGCCAAtgtaattaatgaatttataaTTGACATAAAGCGTATAAACCAATTGATATATTCAAGgaaatataatgaaaataataaaaaaaatagtttaGAATGCATTGAAAAGGATATATCTAGTACTTCTAACTATtctaaaaattcaaatgaaaCATCTACATTAAATACAAGTAAAAGGCTGCAAAGAGCAAATATCCAATTGGCAAAAGTTAGGAATGAGCTTGGTTTAATTACATTAGAAGGTATTTTAGCCtctgaaaatgaattttggCATTTTCTATCGCTAGGtgcaatttttttaaaatattcaaaaaaaaatagcaTTGCTgtagaattatttgaaaagcTTCTTAACAACCTTAAGTTCTTATGCCCTGAAATGAACGGAGATTCACTAAATAGAGGAAAACACTCATTGCAAAAACTACTACTTacattttcatttgaagGTGGTATCTGGCGTGTATTACTCGGACTTTTGAGAGAAGAATTCAACAAGAAATCCAATAAGAAAAGTGTTTGCAAAGTGTTAGGCAGCCTAATTTTAATGCCAAATTTATTTGcatcaaaattaaataaattaaataaccATTTCATTCTCGAAAAAGAAACTATTGGTGAAACAAGATCGTGGATACAAAGACAGATTTTAAATTCGAGAGATAATCTAGAGcttcaaattattactGCCCATCTTTACGTTTTTTCCAACCGTCTAAACCAAGCTTCATCCGAATACTTAAAAATCCACAGATTAATTCCTTTCGATGATCTTATTTCTCTTTGTCTTGGGGTTTCGTTGGTAGGAGTAGCAACAAGCAAAGAATCCAAGAATCGGATTTttgcaataataaaagggttttcatttattatgaGATATTCAAAAGGAAGGCAGagtatttatattaatgatgaaatttaTAAGGCAGAATGCCTCTATAATCTCGCACGCGCATTCcatcaaattaatttgaaaacAAACGCAATAAACTGTTACATAAAATGTATAAATTCCCTAAGCTCTATCACTGATGTTCGAAGCTATGATTTTATCaaacttaaaaaaatgGCATGCTACAATCTATCGCTTTTATCAAAGGCAGATATATTTGGAGGAATACTCTGGTAA